A stretch of the Meles meles chromosome 19, mMelMel3.1 paternal haplotype, whole genome shotgun sequence genome encodes the following:
- the KCNJ14 gene encoding ATP-sensitive inward rectifier potassium channel 14: MGLARALRRLSGAREPREGRAGDEEEEAGPGLCRNGWAPSPAGRRRGRFVKKDGHCNVRFVNLGGQGARYLSDLFTTCVDVRWRWMCLLFSCSFLASWLLFGLAFWLIASLHGDLAAPPPAAPCFSQVASFLAAFLFALETQTSIGYGVRSVTEECPAAVAAVVLQCIAGCVLDAFVVGAVMAKMAKPKKRNETLVFSENAVVALRDRRLCLMWRVGNLRRSHLVEAHVRAQLLQPRVTPEGEYIPLDHQDVDVGFDGGTDRIFLVSPITIVHEIDSASPLYELGRAELARADFELVVILEGMVEATAMTTQCRSSYLPGELLWGHRFEPVLFQRGSQYEVDYRHFHRTYEVPGTPVCSAKELDEQAERASHSPKSSFPGSLAAFCYENELALSCCQEEEEEEEAKEGDGVEAEDGTASPQVLTPTLALTLPP, encoded by the exons ATGGGCTTGGCCAGGGCCCTGCGCCGCCTTAGCGGCGCCCGGGAGCCCAGGGAGGGCCGCGCCGgcgatgaggaggaggaggccggGCCGGGGCTGTGCCGCAACGGGTGGGCGCCGTCGCCGGCGGGGCGGCGCCGCGGGCGCTTCGTCAAGAAGGACGGGCACTGCAACGTGCGCTTCGTGAACCTGGGCGGCCAGGGCGCGCGCTACCTGAGCGACCTGTTCACCACGTGCGTGGACGTGCGCTGGCGCTGGATGTGCCTGCTCTTCTCCTGCTCCTTCCTCGCCTCCTGGCTGCTCTTCGGCCTGGCCTTCTGGCTCATCGCCTCGCTGCACGGCGACCTGGCCGCCCCGCCACCGGCGGCACCCTGCTTCTCGCAGGTGGCCAGCTTCCTGGCCGCCTTCCTCTTCGCGCTGGAGACGCAGACGTCCATCGGCTACGGCGTGCGCAGCGTCACCGAGGAGTGCCCGGCCGCCGTGGCCGCCGTGGTGCTGCAGTGCATCGCCGGCTGCGTGCTCGACGCCTTCGTCGTGGGCGCCGTCATGGCCAAGATGGCCAAGCCCAAGAAGCGCAACGAGACGCTCGTGTTCAGCGAGAACGCCGTCGTGGCGCTGCGCGACCGCCGCCTCTGCCTCATGTGGCGCGTGGGCAACCTCCGCCGCAGCCACCTGGTCGAGGCGCACGTGCGGGCCCAGCTGCTGCAG CCTCGTGTGACCCCGGAGGGCGAGTACATACCACTGGATCACCAGGATGTGGACGTGGGCTTTGACGGCGGCACTGATCGAATCTTCCTCGTGTCTCCCATCACCATCGTGCACGAGATTGACTCTGCCAGTCCTCTCTATGAACTAGGACGTGCTGAGCTGGCCCGGGCTGACTTTGAGCTGGTGGTCATTCTCGAGGGCATGGTTGAGGCCACGGCCATGACCACACAGTGTCGCTCCTCCTACCTCCCTGGTGAGCTGCTCTGGGGCCATCGTTTTGAGCCGGTCCTCTTCCAGCGCGGCTCCCAGTATGAGGTTGACTATCGCCACTTCCACCGCACTTACGAGGTCCCAGGGACACCAGTCTGCAGCGCCAAGGAGTTGGATGAACAGGCCGAACGGGCCTCCCACAGCCCCAAGTCTAGTTTCCCCGGCTCTCTGGCTGCATTTTGTTATGAGAATGAACTTGCGCTGAGCTGCtgccaggaggaagaggaggaagaggaggccaaGGAGGGGGACGGGGTGGAGGCAGAAGATGGGACTGCCAGCCCCCAAGTACTAACACCAACCCTCGCACTGACCCTGCCCCCGTGA